TTCTCGAGGAGCGCCTCATGGCCGCCTGCCCCCTCCCGGCCACCATTTGAGGTCAAATTTCTTCAGGAAGGGCCAATCTTCGCAAATTTGCGAAATTCTTTGGCATTTCGAAAGAAATTTCGATATACTCGGCTCGAAACTCTCTCCCCTCTGTCATGGCCAAAATTCTCATTGTCGACGACGAGCGTTCCGTGCTCGAACTGATCTCCCAGCTCTGCCGCAGCATGGGACACGAAGTGGAAGGGGCCCTGGATGGCCCGCAAGCCCTCGAGGCCATGAGCCGCATGGGGCCCGACCTCATGGTGGTCGACCTGCGCATCCCGGGCATGTCGGGACTGGACCTCATCAAACGCTGTCGCCAAGAGCGACCCGAAACCGCTCTCATCATGGTGACCGGCCATGGCTCGGTCGAGACGGCCGTCGAAGCCATGCGCTTGGGCGCCTTCGACTACGTCACCAAACCCTTTGAGCTGAGCGACCTCAAAGCCGCTATCACCGGAGCCCTCAAAAGCGTGGGCAAGCAAACCGAGACCATCCCAGCGCAAGCTCCCGTGCCCGGCGAAAAATTCGGCAATCTCATGCCCTCCTCCCGGGCCTTCGTAGCCGAGAGCGCCCAGATGACCCAAATCGATGAAATGCTCGACAAGGTCGCCAGTCTCGAAAAACCCGTCTTGATCGAAGGCGAGTTCGGCACCGGCAAGCAGTTGGTGGCACGCATTCTCCATAATCGAAGTGACCGCGCCGAGCAGCCTTTCAAAATCATCCACTGCAGCTCTCTCCCGGAGCATCTCCTGGAACAGGAATTCTTCAGCATGGACCAGCGCCAGTCCATCTTCACCCGGGCCGCCAATGGAACCGTCTTCGTGGAGGAAATCCATCTCTTGCCCCCCCGCCTGCAATCCCAGCTGGACACCTTTCTAGAGGACATCGAAAACAGGCGCCTGAATGGCGCCTTGCCGGAGGAACTCAACTTCCGGCTCGTAGCCTCCACCAGTGAATCCATGGAGGCCCTGATCGAGAAAGGCGAGT
The sequence above is a segment of the Verrucomicrobiota bacterium genome. Coding sequences within it:
- a CDS encoding sigma-54 dependent transcriptional regulator; translation: MAKILIVDDERSVLELISQLCRSMGHEVEGALDGPQALEAMSRMGPDLMVVDLRIPGMSGLDLIKRCRQERPETALIMVTGHGSVETAVEAMRLGAFDYVTKPFELSDLKAAITGALKSVGKQTETIPAQAPVPGEKFGNLMPSSRAFVAESAQMTQIDEMLDKVASLEKPVLIEGEFGTGKQLVARILHNRSDRAEQPFKIIHCSSLPEHLLEQEFFSMDQRQSIFTRAANGTVFVEEIHLLPPRLQSQLDTFLEDIENRRLNGALPEELNFRLVASTSESMEALIEKGEFRRDLYYKLSVVPIQVPPLRHRREDVLPLANHFLANYSKIHPNAPKEIDKYASELLQTYSWSGNVGELQNAIERASALSDGKRIRPADLPPKVTQKVEVSDDENAALKHQLPIGQPLSNFTKKMEKLFIQETLKYNEGSREKTASMLDVSIATLYRKMGIKLEKEKK